In one window of Janthinobacterium sp. 1_2014MBL_MicDiv DNA:
- a CDS encoding L-serine ammonia-lyase, which translates to MDMSVFDLFKIGIGPSSSHTVGPMVAARRFLVEYGPLDQVVGVEAALYGSLALTGVGHATDKAVILGLMGETPQHVAPDAVDSKLAAIEAAGEIALLGTHVVPFTAATGLIWHKSESLPEHPNGMLFTLKLADGSRVDKVYYSIGGGFIREAGEAQAEAAVESAASARVVFPFDTMEQLLAHGVESGLSIPEMLRANECVKRSDAELNEGLDRIWHVMRDCIAHGLETTGNLPGGLNVKRRAAKLWRLAQDAKASDNRANDLPHDAVHLVSLYAMAVNEENAAGGRVVTAPTNGAAGIIPAVLRYYAQDCRPSDPVGGVRRFMLTAAAIGMLCKRNASISGAEVGCQGEVGVACAMAAAGLVAALGGTNEQIENAAEIGIEHHLGMTCDPIGGLVQIPCIERNGMGAVKAITAASLALKGDGTHFVSLDEVIETMRQTGADMQDKYKETSLGGLAVHVITVNHAAC; encoded by the coding sequence ATGGACATGAGCGTATTTGACCTGTTTAAGATCGGCATCGGGCCGTCGAGTTCCCATACGGTGGGGCCGATGGTGGCGGCGCGGCGTTTTCTGGTCGAATACGGTCCGCTGGACCAGGTAGTGGGCGTCGAGGCGGCCCTGTATGGCTCGCTGGCGCTGACGGGCGTGGGCCATGCCACGGACAAGGCCGTCATTCTCGGCCTGATGGGGGAAACGCCGCAGCACGTGGCGCCCGATGCCGTCGACAGCAAGCTGGCCGCCATCGAGGCGGCCGGTGAAATCGCGCTGCTGGGCACGCACGTGGTGCCGTTTACGGCGGCCACGGGCTTGATCTGGCACAAGAGCGAGTCGCTGCCCGAGCATCCGAACGGCATGTTGTTTACCCTGAAACTGGCGGACGGCAGCCGCGTCGACAAGGTGTATTACTCGATCGGCGGCGGTTTTATCCGCGAGGCCGGCGAAGCGCAGGCCGAAGCGGCAGTGGAGTCGGCCGCTTCCGCGCGCGTCGTCTTCCCCTTCGACACCATGGAGCAGCTGCTGGCGCATGGCGTGGAAAGCGGCCTGTCGATCCCCGAAATGCTGCGCGCGAACGAATGCGTCAAGCGCAGCGACGCGGAGCTCAATGAAGGCCTGGACCGCATCTGGCACGTCATGCGCGACTGCATCGCGCACGGCCTGGAAACGACGGGCAACCTGCCGGGCGGCTTGAACGTGAAGCGCCGCGCCGCCAAATTATGGCGGCTGGCGCAGGACGCCAAGGCGTCGGACAACCGCGCCAACGACTTGCCGCACGACGCCGTGCACCTGGTCAGCCTGTACGCGATGGCCGTCAACGAGGAAAACGCGGCCGGCGGGCGTGTCGTCACGGCGCCGACCAACGGCGCCGCCGGCATCATCCCGGCCGTGCTGCGCTATTACGCGCAGGACTGCCGCCCCAGCGATCCGGTGGGCGGCGTGCGCCGCTTCATGCTGACGGCGGCCGCCATCGGCATGCTGTGCAAGCGCAATGCCTCGATTTCGGGCGCCGAAGTGGGCTGCCAGGGCGAAGTGGGCGTGGCGTGCGCCATGGCGGCGGCCGGCCTGGTGGCGGCATTGGGCGGGACGAATGAACAAATCGAGAACGCGGCCGAAATCGGCATCGAACACCACCTGGGCATGACGTGCGACCCGATCGGCGGCCTGGTGCAGATCCCGTGCATCGAGCGCAACGGCATGGGCGCCGTGAAAGCCATCACGGCCGCCTCGCTGGCGCTGAAGGGCGACGGCACGCATTTCGTCAGCCTCGACGAAGTCATCGAAACCATGCGCCAGACGGGCGCGGACATGCAGGACAAGTACAAGGAAACGTCGCTGGGCGGCCTGGCGGTCCACGTGATCACGGTGAACCACGCGGCTTGCTGA
- a CDS encoding NAD-dependent epimerase/dehydratase family protein, translating into MERILVIGANGQIGSELVGALALQHGADNVIASDIGTNNLYQAKRYAQLNVLDKDGLAQIIADENITQVYQLAAMLSATGEAAPLKAWSLNMDGLLNILELARERGEAGKPLRIFWPSSIAAFGPNTPQVNTPQMTVMDPTSMYGISKLAGERLCEYYFNKYGVDVRSIRYPGIISYKSPPGGGTTDYAIAIFHAALRGERYDCFLDANTTLPMIYMPDAIRATIELMDAPAARIKIRSSYNVAGVSFNPEQLAKAIVHMVPDFKISYKPDSRQAIADSWPQSLDDSTAGADWGWKAQIGVEQMVTDMLANVDAGQAAKAA; encoded by the coding sequence ATGGAACGCATTTTAGTCATAGGCGCAAACGGCCAAATCGGTAGTGAACTGGTGGGCGCACTGGCGCTGCAGCACGGCGCGGACAACGTCATCGCCAGCGACATCGGCACCAACAATCTGTACCAGGCCAAGCGCTATGCGCAGTTGAATGTGCTGGACAAGGACGGCCTGGCGCAGATCATCGCCGACGAAAACATCACCCAGGTGTACCAGCTGGCGGCCATGCTGTCGGCCACGGGCGAGGCGGCGCCATTGAAGGCGTGGAGCTTGAACATGGATGGCTTGCTCAACATCCTGGAGCTGGCGCGCGAACGGGGCGAGGCGGGCAAACCCCTGCGCATCTTCTGGCCATCGTCGATCGCCGCCTTCGGCCCGAACACGCCGCAGGTCAACACGCCGCAAATGACGGTGATGGACCCGACGTCGATGTACGGCATCAGCAAGCTGGCCGGCGAGCGCCTGTGCGAGTATTACTTCAACAAGTATGGCGTGGACGTGCGCAGCATCCGCTACCCGGGCATCATCAGCTACAAGTCGCCTCCGGGCGGCGGCACCACCGATTACGCCATCGCCATCTTCCATGCGGCCTTGCGCGGCGAGCGCTATGACTGCTTCCTGGACGCGAACACCACCTTGCCGATGATTTACATGCCAGACGCCATCCGCGCCACCATCGAGCTGATGGACGCGCCGGCGGCGCGCATCAAGATCCGTTCGTCCTACAATGTGGCCGGCGTGTCGTTCAACCCCGAGCAGCTGGCCAAGGCCATCGTGCACATGGTCCCGGACTTCAAGATCAGCTACAAGCCGGACAGCCGCCAGGCCATCGCCGACAGCTGGCCGCAAAGCCTGGACGACAGCACGGCCGGCGCGGACTGGGGCTGGAAAGCGCAAATCGGCGTCGAGCAGATGGTCACCGACATGCTGGCCAATGTCGACGCCGGGCAGGCGGCCAAGGCAGCTTGA
- a CDS encoding AAA family ATPase: MPISKKPYLQSAALRPDAVVDLDHYPFTIPAIRDFVHIDFHRDVTFFVGENGSGKSTMLEALAVALGFGKDGGTRSVRIAQESDQESGLHAHLRLSKSYKKPDDSYFLRAESFFNVATYMDDMPEYLGSYGGKSLHAQSHGEAFMATLINKLRGKGLYLLDEPEAALSPSRQLAALSVIHQLVQDDSQLIIATHSPILLAYPHAKILMFTGGGIHEVAYEDTEHFAVTRDFLNNYPRRLEQLFEEE; the protein is encoded by the coding sequence ATGCCGATCAGTAAAAAACCGTACCTGCAAAGCGCCGCGCTGCGCCCTGACGCCGTCGTCGACCTGGACCACTATCCGTTCACCATCCCCGCCATCCGCGATTTCGTGCACATCGATTTCCACCGCGACGTGACATTTTTCGTCGGCGAGAATGGCAGCGGCAAGTCGACCATGCTCGAAGCGCTGGCCGTGGCGCTGGGCTTCGGCAAGGATGGCGGCACGCGCAGCGTGCGCATTGCGCAGGAATCGGACCAGGAATCGGGCCTGCACGCGCATCTGCGCCTGAGCAAGAGCTACAAGAAACCGGACGACAGCTATTTTCTGCGCGCCGAGAGCTTTTTCAATGTCGCCACCTATATGGACGACATGCCCGAATACCTGGGCAGCTACGGCGGCAAGTCGCTGCACGCGCAGTCGCACGGCGAAGCCTTCATGGCCACCCTGATCAACAAGTTGCGGGGCAAGGGACTGTATCTGCTGGACGAACCGGAGGCGGCCCTGTCGCCGAGCCGCCAGCTGGCGGCTTTATCGGTGATCCACCAGCTGGTGCAGGACGATTCGCAGCTGATCATCGCCACCCACTCGCCCATCCTGCTGGCCTACCCGCACGCGAAGATCCTGATGTTTACGGGTGGCGGCATCCACGAAGTGGCATACGAAGACACCGAGCACTTCGCCGTGACGCGCGATTTCCTGAATAATTATCCAAGAAGGCTGGAGCAGCTGTTCGAGGAAGAGTGA
- a CDS encoding TIGR03862 family flavoprotein: protein MSNSSLPPFHIAIIGGGPAGLMAAQAASEQGARVELFDAMPSVGRKFLLAGRGGMNITHAEGYQPFVSRYGKQAQRVKPALDQFGPQKVRDWVHGLGVETFVGSSNRVFPTDMKAAPLLRAWLHRLREAGVQFHMRHRWTGWQDGQLAFATPDGERRFAFDAVILALGGGSWARLGSDGAWVPLLQGQGVAVAPLAPANCGFDVDWSGHFSSRHAGEHLATVAVTARDIDGLTIKRQGQFVITAGGVEGSLIYALSAALREQIAAEGSTTIWLDLVPDHSHERVFEEVTRPRGARSMSSHLQSRLGIKGVKSGLLRECLSAADFADEARLAAAIKLLPVTLRRPRPIDEAISSAGGVAFDGVDGSMLRAMPGVFVAGEMLDWEAPTGGYLLTACLAQGKAAGEQAVTWLEERRA, encoded by the coding sequence ATGTCCAACTCCAGCCTTCCTCCCTTCCACATCGCCATCATCGGCGGCGGTCCCGCCGGCCTGATGGCCGCCCAGGCGGCGTCCGAGCAGGGGGCCAGGGTGGAGCTGTTCGACGCCATGCCGTCCGTCGGCCGCAAATTCCTGCTGGCAGGGCGCGGCGGCATGAACATCACGCATGCGGAAGGCTACCAGCCCTTCGTCTCGCGCTACGGCAAACAGGCGCAGCGCGTGAAACCGGCACTGGACCAGTTCGGCCCGCAAAAAGTGCGCGACTGGGTGCACGGCCTGGGCGTGGAGACCTTTGTCGGCTCGTCGAACCGCGTCTTCCCCACCGATATGAAGGCCGCGCCCCTGCTGCGCGCCTGGCTGCACCGCCTGCGCGAAGCGGGCGTGCAATTTCACATGCGCCACCGCTGGACGGGCTGGCAGGACGGCCAGCTGGCGTTTGCCACGCCGGACGGCGAGCGCCGCTTCGCCTTTGACGCCGTGATCCTGGCGCTCGGCGGCGGCAGCTGGGCGCGCCTGGGTTCGGACGGCGCCTGGGTGCCGCTGCTGCAAGGACAGGGCGTGGCCGTGGCGCCTCTGGCGCCGGCCAATTGCGGCTTCGACGTGGACTGGAGCGGGCATTTCAGCAGCCGTCATGCGGGCGAACACCTGGCCACCGTGGCCGTCACGGCGCGCGACATCGATGGCTTGACGATCAAGCGCCAGGGGCAGTTCGTCATCACGGCGGGCGGCGTCGAGGGCAGCCTGATCTACGCGCTGTCGGCCGCCCTGCGCGAGCAGATCGCGGCCGAGGGCAGCACCACCATCTGGCTCGACCTGGTGCCCGACCACAGCCATGAGCGCGTGTTCGAGGAAGTGACGCGCCCGCGCGGCGCCCGTTCGATGTCCAGCCACCTGCAAAGCCGGCTGGGAATAAAGGGCGTGAAATCGGGCTTGCTGCGCGAATGCCTGAGCGCGGCCGACTTTGCCGACGAAGCCAGGCTGGCGGCCGCCATCAAACTGCTGCCCGTCACCTTGCGGCGCCCGCGCCCCATCGATGAAGCCATCAGCAGCGCCGGCGGTGTGGCATTCGACGGCGTGGACGGCAGCATGCTGCGCGCCATGCCGGGCGTGTTCGTGGCGGGGGAAATGCTGGACTGGGAAGCGCCGACGGGCGGCTACCTGCTGACGGCATGCCTGGCGCAAGGCAAGGCGGCCGGCGAGCAGGCGGTGACGTGGCTGGAAGAGCGCCGCGCCTGA
- the thrC gene encoding threonine synthase, translated as MHYVSTRADTAPLQSQQSSLQQFSDILLGGLAPDGGLYLPEHYPQVTGAELNAWRTLSYADLAYEILKKFATDIPAADLKALTAKTYTKAVYKNARAGENAADITPLRVLEENVVKGGQTTLILQALSNGPTLAFKDMAMQLLGNLFEYTLAKHDAELNIFGATSGDTGSAAEYAMRGKKGIRVFMLSPHKKMSAFQTAQMFSLQDPNIYNIAVEGVFDDCQDMVKAVSNDLPFKAKQKIGTVNSINWARVVAQVVYYFRGYLAATTSNEQKVSFTVPSGNFGNICAGHIARMMGLPISKLVAATNENDVLDEFFRTGVYRVRKSAETYHTSSPSMDISKASNFERFVYDLVGRDSDRVRALFTKVETHGGFDLSGKPGSDGDEFQLVANYGFKSGKSTHQDRLDTIRDVADDYGITIDTHTADGIKVAREHLEPNVPMIVLETALAAKFNETILEALGVDAERPAGFENIEDLPQKFVVMGADVEKMKAYIAANTGL; from the coding sequence ATGCATTACGTGTCTACCCGCGCTGATACAGCGCCATTGCAGTCGCAACAATCATCTTTGCAGCAATTCTCCGACATCCTCCTGGGCGGCCTGGCCCCCGATGGCGGACTGTATCTCCCTGAACACTACCCGCAAGTCACTGGTGCCGAGCTCAACGCCTGGCGCACATTGTCGTATGCCGACCTGGCCTACGAAATCCTGAAGAAGTTCGCCACCGATATCCCGGCCGCGGACCTGAAGGCACTGACGGCGAAAACCTATACCAAGGCAGTCTACAAGAACGCCCGCGCCGGCGAAAACGCGGCCGACATCACGCCGCTGCGCGTGCTCGAAGAAAACGTCGTCAAGGGCGGCCAGACCACCCTGATCCTGCAGGCGCTGTCGAACGGCCCGACCCTGGCCTTCAAGGACATGGCCATGCAGCTGCTGGGCAACCTGTTCGAATACACGCTGGCCAAGCACGACGCCGAACTCAATATCTTCGGCGCCACCTCGGGCGACACGGGCAGCGCGGCCGAATACGCGATGCGCGGCAAGAAGGGCATCCGCGTCTTCATGCTGTCGCCGCACAAGAAAATGAGCGCCTTCCAGACGGCGCAGATGTTCAGCCTGCAAGACCCGAACATCTACAACATCGCCGTCGAAGGCGTGTTCGACGACTGCCAGGACATGGTGAAGGCCGTGTCGAACGACCTGCCGTTCAAGGCGAAGCAGAAGATCGGCACCGTCAACTCCATCAACTGGGCGCGCGTCGTGGCGCAGGTCGTGTACTACTTCCGCGGCTACCTGGCGGCCACCACCAGCAACGAACAGAAAGTGTCGTTTACGGTGCCATCGGGCAACTTCGGCAATATCTGCGCCGGCCATATCGCCCGCATGATGGGCTTGCCCATCTCGAAACTGGTGGCCGCCACCAATGAAAACGACGTGCTCGACGAATTCTTCCGCACGGGCGTGTACCGCGTGCGCAAGTCCGCCGAGACCTACCATACCAGCAGCCCGTCGATGGATATCTCGAAAGCGTCCAACTTCGAGCGTTTCGTCTACGACCTCGTGGGCCGCGACAGCGACCGCGTGCGCGCCCTGTTCACGAAAGTGGAAACGCATGGCGGCTTCGACTTGTCCGGCAAGCCTGGCAGCGACGGCGACGAATTCCAGCTGGTGGCCAACTACGGCTTCAAGTCGGGCAAGTCCACGCACCAGGACCGTCTCGACACCATCCGCGACGTCGCCGACGACTATGGCATCACCATCGACACGCACACGGCCGACGGCATCAAGGTGGCGCGCGAGCACCTGGAGCCCAACGTGCCGATGATCGTGCTGGAAACGGCGCTGGCGGCCAAGTTCAACGAAACCATCCTCGAAGCGCTGGGCGTGGATGCGGAGCGCCCGGCCGGCTTCGAGAACATCGAGGACTTGCCGCAAAAGTTCGTCGTGATGGGTGCCGACGTGGAAAAAATGAAGGCGTATATCGCCGCCAACACGGGCTTGTGA
- the moaD gene encoding molybdopterin converting factor subunit 1, with protein MKINLRFFASVRELVGTAQEVLVVEEGAAPLRTVGDVRAQLIGRGGNWEYALAQARSLRMAHNQVMCDADTPVSDGDEVAFFPPVTGG; from the coding sequence ATGAAGATCAATCTGCGATTTTTCGCCAGCGTGCGCGAGCTGGTGGGCACGGCCCAGGAAGTGCTGGTGGTGGAAGAGGGCGCCGCGCCGCTGCGTACCGTGGGCGACGTGCGCGCCCAGCTGATCGGCCGTGGCGGCAACTGGGAATATGCGCTGGCGCAGGCGCGTTCGCTGCGCATGGCGCACAACCAGGTGATGTGCGATGCCGATACGCCCGTATCGGATGGCGACGAGGTGGCGTTCTTCCCGCCCGTGACGGGCGGCTGA
- a CDS encoding molybdopterin molybdotransferase MoeA, whose amino-acid sequence MSAPTAERKPMLSVAEAQAFMLGAARPVTQVEQVDTMRANGRVLAAQQTSTLNVPDRDNTQMDGYAVRAQDCASGAASLPVSQRIAAGHVGQPLQPGTAARIFTGALIPDGADCVVMQEQCTVADGVVTVNHVPQAGEWVRRQGEDIRAGGVILGAGRRLRSQEMGLAASVGLAQLPVLRKLRVAVFFTGDELAMPGEPLAPGAVYNSNRFTLRGLLENLGCEITDLGIVPDSLEATRAVLRQAAEGNDLIITSGGVSVGEEDHIKPAVEAEGRLNMWQIAVKPGKPLAFGEVKDAFFVGLPGNPVSSFVTFLLFVRPFILRLQGVEGSVAPRSYRLPANFERLKADRRNEFLRAKVTDDGALELFANQSSGVLTSTVWGDGLIDCPPGLSIARGDMLRFIPFNELLY is encoded by the coding sequence ATGAGTGCTCCTACTGCAGAACGCAAGCCCATGCTGTCGGTGGCCGAGGCGCAAGCCTTCATGCTGGGCGCGGCGCGCCCCGTGACGCAGGTGGAGCAGGTCGACACCATGCGCGCCAACGGCCGCGTGCTGGCGGCGCAGCAGACCTCGACCCTGAACGTGCCCGATCGCGACAACACGCAGATGGATGGCTATGCCGTGCGCGCGCAGGACTGCGCCAGCGGCGCGGCCAGCCTGCCCGTGTCGCAGCGCATCGCGGCCGGCCACGTGGGCCAGCCCCTGCAGCCGGGGACGGCGGCGCGCATCTTCACGGGCGCCCTGATCCCGGACGGCGCCGACTGCGTCGTGATGCAGGAACAGTGTACGGTGGCGGACGGCGTGGTGACGGTGAACCACGTGCCGCAGGCGGGCGAATGGGTGCGCCGCCAGGGCGAGGATATCCGCGCCGGCGGCGTGATCCTCGGCGCCGGCCGGCGCTTGCGCAGCCAGGAAATGGGCCTGGCCGCCTCGGTGGGCCTGGCGCAGCTGCCCGTGCTGCGCAAGCTGCGCGTGGCCGTGTTTTTCACCGGCGACGAACTGGCCATGCCCGGCGAGCCGCTGGCGCCGGGCGCCGTCTACAACTCGAACCGGTTTACCTTGCGCGGCCTGCTGGAAAACCTCGGCTGCGAGATCACGGACCTGGGCATCGTGCCCGACAGCCTGGAAGCGACGCGCGCCGTGCTGCGCCAGGCGGCCGAGGGCAATGATCTGATCATCACCTCGGGCGGCGTATCCGTGGGCGAGGAAGACCATATCAAGCCGGCCGTGGAAGCGGAAGGGCGGCTGAACATGTGGCAGATCGCCGTCAAGCCGGGCAAGCCGCTGGCCTTCGGCGAAGTGAAGGACGCGTTCTTTGTCGGCTTGCCCGGCAATCCCGTTTCCAGCTTCGTCACCTTCCTGCTGTTCGTGCGCCCCTTCATCCTGCGCCTGCAGGGGGTGGAAGGGAGCGTGGCGCCGCGCAGCTACCGCCTGCCGGCCAATTTCGAGCGCCTGAAGGCGGACAGGCGCAATGAATTCCTGCGCGCCAAAGTGACGGACGACGGCGCGCTGGAACTGTTCGCCAACCAGAGTTCGGGCGTGCTGACCTCCACCGTGTGGGGCGACGGCTTGATCGACTGCCCGCCGGGACTGTCGATCGCGCGCGGCGACATGCTGCGCTTTATCCCGTTTAACGAATTGCTGTACTAA